One stretch of Tepiditoga spiralis DNA includes these proteins:
- a CDS encoding sugar ABC transporter ATP-binding protein: MKEKKTLLTLEGVSKDFFGNVVLKNINLEVKEGEIIGLVGENGAGKSTMMKIIFGMDVIRETGGYGGKVKIYGKEVNFKSPFDALDAGIGMVHQEFSLIPGFTATENIVFNRESLKKSYLVDIFGERIKQIDREKIIERAKKAIKELGVVLDPNMLVSEMPVGHKQFTEIAREIERSNTKLLVLDEPTAVLTESEAKVLLKTIKKLSKQGIAIIFITHRLAEILEVCDKVVVLRDGNLIQEVETSKTNAKEITEWMIGRKLEKAEERDENKKFNETILKVEKLWVDMPGETVRDVSFEVKKGEIFGIGGLAGQGKLGIANGIMGLHAAGGKVEFKEKEIELNNPKSALSMGINFVSEDRRGVGLLLDEPIDFNIAFTAIQVKNDFLTKVFGLRLRDDEAISKNAQKYIEKLEIRCVSEKQKAKELSGGNQQKVCLAKAFTTEPELLFVSEPTRGIDVGAKKIVLDTLKEYNEKYGTTIVISSSELEELRSVSDRIAIVSEGKIAGILPAKTDSVEFGKLMLGEKDLEKVEK; encoded by the coding sequence ATGAAAGAGAAAAAAACACTATTAACCTTAGAAGGGGTTTCAAAAGATTTTTTTGGAAATGTAGTTTTAAAAAATATAAATTTAGAAGTTAAAGAGGGAGAAATAATTGGGCTCGTTGGAGAAAACGGAGCTGGAAAATCAACTATGATGAAAATTATTTTTGGTATGGATGTTATAAGAGAAACTGGAGGATATGGAGGAAAAGTAAAAATTTATGGAAAAGAGGTTAATTTTAAAAGCCCATTTGATGCTTTAGATGCAGGTATTGGAATGGTACATCAAGAATTTTCTTTAATTCCTGGATTTACTGCAACAGAAAATATAGTTTTTAATAGAGAGTCATTAAAAAAGAGCTATCTTGTAGATATATTTGGTGAAAGAATTAAACAAATAGATAGAGAAAAAATAATAGAAAGAGCTAAAAAAGCAATAAAAGAATTGGGAGTTGTTCTGGATCCTAATATGTTAGTTAGTGAAATGCCAGTTGGACATAAACAATTTACAGAAATAGCTCGTGAAATAGAAAGAAGTAATACAAAGCTTTTAGTACTTGATGAACCAACGGCTGTTTTAACAGAATCAGAAGCAAAGGTTTTATTAAAAACAATAAAAAAACTTTCAAAGCAAGGTATTGCAATAATATTTATAACGCATAGACTTGCTGAAATACTTGAAGTTTGTGATAAAGTTGTTGTTTTAAGGGATGGGAACTTAATTCAAGAGGTTGAAACAAGTAAAACAAATGCAAAAGAAATTACAGAATGGATGATAGGAAGAAAATTAGAAAAGGCTGAAGAGAGAGATGAAAATAAAAAATTTAATGAAACAATATTAAAAGTTGAAAAACTTTGGGTTGATATGCCTGGAGAAACTGTAAGAGATGTTTCTTTTGAAGTGAAAAAGGGTGAAATTTTTGGAATTGGAGGACTTGCTGGTCAAGGAAAACTTGGTATTGCAAATGGAATAATGGGACTACATGCAGCAGGTGGAAAGGTTGAATTTAAAGAAAAAGAAATAGAGTTAAATAATCCAAAGTCTGCTTTATCTATGGGAATTAATTTTGTTTCAGAAGATAGACGTGGAGTTGGTTTATTATTAGACGAACCAATAGATTTTAACATTGCTTTTACTGCAATTCAAGTAAAAAATGATTTTTTGACAAAAGTTTTTGGATTAAGATTAAGAGATGATGAGGCTATATCTAAAAATGCTCAAAAATATATAGAAAAATTAGAAATAAGATGTGTTAGTGAAAAACAAAAAGCAAAAGAATTATCTGGTGGGAATCAACAAAAAGTTTGTTTGGCAAAGGCATTTACAACTGAACCAGAACTATTATTTGTATCTGAACCAACACGTGGAATAGATGTTGGAGCAAAAAAAATAGTTTTAGATACTTTAAAAGAATACAATGAAAAGTATGGAACTACAATAGTTATATCTTCTTCAGAACTCGAAGAATTGCGTTCTGTTAGCGATAGAATTGC
- a CDS encoding DUF3798 domain-containing protein, with translation MKKVLLVLFVVFAALVSFSAFPFHIGVVTGTVSQSEDDLRGAEALIKEYGDVAHGGLIQHVTYPDNFMQEMETTISQIVGLADDPKIKAIIVNQAVPGTVEAFRRIREKRPEILLFCGAPAEDPVMISDVADLAINPDNVARGYLIIKAAQMLGAKKFMHISFPRHMSYELLSRRRDIMAEAAKDLGLEFINMGSPDPVSDIGIAGAQQFILEKVPAWLKEYGKDTAFFCTNDAHTEPLIKEVAELGGYFIEADLPSPTMGYPGALGITFTEDEKGNWPKILKKVENEVVKRGGAGRLGTWAYSFGYTTTAALGEYAIRVLTHDAELLNKDDIMDAFKKYTPGADWNGNYYVDADGVERDNFLMIYQDTYIFGKGFLGMTKLTVPEKYFNIK, from the coding sequence ATGAAAAAAGTATTACTTGTGTTATTTGTTGTTTTTGCTGCTCTAGTTAGTTTTTCAGCATTTCCTTTTCATATAGGTGTTGTTACTGGAACAGTTTCACAGTCTGAAGATGATTTAAGAGGAGCAGAAGCTCTCATAAAAGAGTATGGAGATGTTGCACATGGTGGATTAATTCAACACGTTACATATCCAGACAACTTTATGCAAGAAATGGAAACAACTATTTCTCAAATAGTTGGTCTTGCAGACGATCCAAAGATCAAAGCTATAATTGTTAATCAAGCAGTACCAGGAACAGTTGAAGCTTTTAGAAGAATAAGAGAAAAAAGACCTGAAATATTACTTTTCTGTGGAGCACCTGCAGAAGATCCTGTTATGATTTCTGATGTTGCAGATCTTGCAATCAATCCAGATAATGTTGCAAGAGGATACTTAATAATTAAAGCAGCACAAATGCTTGGCGCAAAAAAATTCATGCACATATCTTTCCCAAGACATATGAGCTATGAATTATTGTCAAGAAGAAGAGATATTATGGCAGAAGCAGCAAAAGATCTTGGTTTAGAATTTATAAACATGGGTTCACCAGATCCTGTAAGCGATATAGGTATTGCTGGAGCACAACAGTTTATCTTAGAAAAAGTTCCTGCATGGCTTAAAGAATATGGAAAAGACACAGCATTTTTCTGTACAAATGATGCACATACAGAACCATTAATAAAGGAAGTAGCAGAACTTGGCGGTTATTTTATAGAAGCAGATTTACCATCTCCTACAATGGGCTATCCAGGAGCTTTGGGTATAACTTTTACAGAAGATGAAAAAGGTAATTGGCCAAAAATACTTAAAAAAGTAGAAAATGAAGTCGTTAAAAGAGGTGGAGCAGGTAGACTTGGAACATGGGCTTATTCTTTTGGTTATACAACAACAGCAGCTCTTGGCGAATATGCAATAAGAGTTTTAACTCATGATGCTGAACTTTTAAATAAAGACGATATAATGGATGCATTTAAGAAATATACACCAGGTGCAGACTGGAATGGTAATTATTATGTTGATGCTGATGGTGTTGAAAGAGATAATTTTTTAATGATTTATCAAGATACTTACATATTTGGAAAAGGCTTCCTTGGAATGACCAAGTTAACTGTACCAGAAAAATATTTTAACATAAAATAA